The proteins below come from a single Treponema phagedenis genomic window:
- a CDS encoding leucine-rich repeat domain-containing protein, translating into MDKIRMRTKAGSINLRVTTKDGSPCEVWNGGKKIAEMQSDNWENIAVQNNAEEIIIKGYDIQELGCQYNQLTKLNASGLTSLRRLSCYNNQLTTLNVSGCTSLQNLDCQYNQLTKLNVNGCTSLQNLDCQYNQLTKLNVSGCTSLQELYCFRTQLTALDVSGCTSLQRLGCSNNQLTTLNVSGCTSLQWLGCSNNQLTTLNVSGCTSLQWLDCEHNQLTALNASGCTSLQWLYCNNNQLSAEVFKKLFEDFPERKWNYGIKREQPQKRGNI; encoded by the coding sequence ATGGATAAAATACGAATGAGGACAAAAGCGGGTAGTATTAATCTGCGTGTTACAACAAAAGACGGCAGCCCGTGTGAAGTATGGAACGGTGGTAAGAAAATTGCGGAGATGCAAAGCGACAACTGGGAAAACATTGCTGTCCAGAATAACGCAGAAGAGATAATCATTAAGGGATATGACATACAAGAGCTGGGCTGCCAATACAATCAGCTAACCAAATTAAACGCAAGCGGCTTAACAAGTTTGCGACGGCTGAGCTGCTACAACAATCAGCTAACCACATTAAACGTAAGCGGATGTACGAGTTTGCAAAATCTGGACTGCCAATACAATCAGCTAACCAAATTAAACGTAAACGGTTGTACGAGTTTGCAAAATCTGGACTGCCAATACAATCAGCTAACCAAATTAAACGTAAGCGGTTGTACGAGTTTGCAAGAGCTGTACTGCTTCCGCACCCAGCTTACCGCATTAGATGTAAGTGGTTGTACAAGCCTGCAACGGCTGGGATGCTCCAACAATCAGCTAACCACATTAAACGTAAGCGGTTGTACAAGCCTGCAATGGCTGGGATGCTCCAACAATCAGCTAACCACATTAAACGTAAGTGGTTGTACAAGCCTGCAATGGCTGGACTGCGAACACAATCAACTAACCGCATTAAACGCAAGCGGTTGTACAAGTTTGCAATGGCTGTACTGCAACAACAATCAACTAAGTGCCGAAGTTTTCAAAAAACTTTTTGAAGATTTTCCTGAACGCAAATGGAATTATGGAATAAAAAGAGAACAACCGCAAAAAAGGGGTAACATATGA
- a CDS encoding site-specific DNA-methyltransferase, whose protein sequence is MDKVTFAGIGSEGYESILLKRKFIGIELKESYYKQACKNLKAAETHVKSEMLF, encoded by the coding sequence ATGGATAAGGTAACATTTGCAGGAATAGGAAGCGAAGGGTATGAGAGTATACTCCTCAAAAGAAAGTTTATAGGAATTGAATTAAAAGAAAGTTACTATAAGCAGGCGTGCAAAAATTTAAAAGCAGCGGAAACGCATGTTAAAAGTGAAATGCTTTTTTAA
- a CDS encoding DUF1351 domain-containing protein: protein MLNRQSCNLQDNKFVFDEQTHTYKVNDVVIPSVTQIIRSVTGEDLSHIPQRNLKAAADRGTAIHKEIETGNIQSAEAKWIEKNINRSACLFEAMFYHNHNGFMFAGTADIVGTDILFDIKSQAKENIPLWTLQLNLYNLFFKSKKLKVLHVPNTGIFKVYDIPFLSEEAIQEVFDCYQSKKILKEFNTMAKQTKEIVAQPIALSLEVYTQNVGELTTNAKELKEQVKNQIKLYKAENYTPENIDAAKKDKAELNKSAKLLNDKRIEIERAFMAPIEEFKTTVNETVSLIKTASNAIDEIVKEVEAQDKAVKKATIIEYFNSLNFDLVDFALLFNEKWLNKTMKLDDVFAELNSKTEKIKNDLKILDRLGEDEAKEFYLSTLDLDAAFAKADEIKANRERLAKVENQKTVIEQIEDIPSIEAAPFMAEQGQTEIVDVTGLLQEPQAAQTATAQLYTVQFSVSGSETQLLALQSFMDEQDLEYQFLK, encoded by the coding sequence ATGTTAAACCGTCAATCATGCAATTTGCAAGATAATAAGTTTGTGTTTGATGAACAAACGCATACGTATAAGGTGAATGATGTAGTAATCCCTTCTGTAACGCAAATCATCCGTTCTGTTACCGGTGAGGACTTGTCGCATATTCCGCAGCGCAATTTAAAAGCTGCTGCGGATCGAGGGACTGCAATTCATAAAGAAATAGAAACCGGCAATATTCAATCGGCTGAAGCTAAATGGATTGAAAAGAACATCAACCGTTCAGCATGTTTGTTTGAGGCAATGTTTTATCACAATCATAACGGCTTTATGTTTGCAGGGACGGCGGACATTGTTGGCACTGATATTCTTTTTGACATAAAAAGTCAGGCGAAAGAAAACATACCGTTATGGACGTTACAGCTTAATCTTTATAATCTCTTTTTTAAAAGTAAAAAATTAAAAGTTTTACATGTCCCAAATACGGGAATATTTAAAGTGTATGACATTCCGTTTCTTTCGGAAGAGGCAATACAAGAAGTATTTGATTGTTATCAATCAAAAAAAATTTTAAAGGAGTTTAACACTATGGCAAAACAAACAAAAGAAATTGTGGCGCAGCCGATAGCCTTATCGCTTGAGGTATACACACAAAACGTCGGGGAGCTTACAACAAATGCGAAAGAATTAAAAGAGCAGGTTAAAAATCAAATTAAATTATACAAGGCGGAAAATTACACCCCTGAAAATATTGATGCTGCAAAAAAAGATAAGGCGGAACTGAATAAGTCAGCAAAGCTTTTAAATGACAAACGCATTGAAATTGAGCGAGCATTTATGGCTCCGATTGAAGAGTTTAAAACAACCGTAAATGAAACAGTCTCTTTAATCAAAACCGCTTCAAATGCAATTGATGAAATTGTTAAGGAAGTAGAAGCTCAGGATAAGGCGGTTAAAAAAGCAACTATCATTGAATATTTTAATTCGCTTAATTTTGACCTTGTAGATTTTGCGCTGCTTTTTAATGAAAAATGGCTTAACAAAACAATGAAGCTTGATGATGTTTTCGCTGAATTGAATAGCAAAACAGAAAAAATTAAAAACGATTTAAAAATACTTGACCGGCTTGGAGAAGATGAGGCAAAAGAATTTTACCTTTCAACGCTTGACCTTGATGCGGCCTTTGCAAAAGCAGATGAGATAAAGGCAAACAGGGAGCGATTAGCAAAGGTTGAAAATCAGAAAACCGTAATTGAACAGATAGAAGATATTCCGTCAATCGAGGCTGCTCCGTTTATGGCAGAGCAGGGACAAACAGAAATCGTTGATGTTACAGGGTTACTGCAAGAACCGCAAGCGGCACAAACAGCAACGGCGCAATTATATACGGTACAGTTTTCAGTAAGCGGATCGGAAACTCAGTTGTTAGCTTTGCAATCATTTATGGATGAACAAGACTTAGAATATCAATTTTTAAAATAA
- a CDS encoding helix-turn-helix domain-containing protein encodes MTGQELVRRIDYLLKLKNEKRQALANAINITSQSFTDWDKRGNFPRADVLYKIAIYLDVPMEFLVTGKNPPHWKPPARIAPIVEILETLSDQDLEVVLKMVSGLVKE; translated from the coding sequence ATGACAGGGCAAGAATTAGTAAGAAGAATTGACTACCTACTGAAACTGAAAAATGAAAAACGACAGGCTCTCGCAAACGCTATCAATATAACCTCTCAATCTTTTACCGACTGGGATAAAAGAGGCAATTTCCCTAGAGCCGATGTTTTGTATAAAATTGCCATATATCTTGATGTCCCTATGGAATTTCTCGTAACCGGCAAAAATCCACCGCACTGGAAACCGCCCGCCCGCATCGCTCCCATTGTGGAAATTCTCGAAACCTTGTCAGACCAAGATTTAGAAGTAGTCCTTAAAATGGTAAGCGGTCTAGTAAAGGAATAA
- a CDS encoding LPD29 domain-containing protein, translating into MMKYFKNNMTLEEVKATYKKEALRVHPDVGGSTEQMQQLNNEFDIAFAVAKRYAPVEVKETAKEFTSDFYAQRGWTGKRYTSGLRNKDITAIIRDYVKYVHPTYKFSVSTTDSRIDIALMEHPIEFTNRELVEGYVKSLSPDERCFVPSLNDKLRRCQLTKKQREEFIEWTIQTSGRCELGFGALHKGLCPYINPVIWTVIEDVFNFANSYNFDYSDVMSDYFNTNFYLSMEVGKSEKPAKFVERTARIAPTKEAKGAKRLTA; encoded by the coding sequence ATGATGAAATATTTTAAAAACAACATGACCTTAGAAGAAGTAAAAGCAACTTACAAAAAAGAAGCTTTAAGAGTACATCCGGATGTTGGAGGGTCTACTGAACAAATGCAGCAATTGAACAATGAATTTGACATTGCTTTTGCAGTGGCTAAACGCTATGCGCCTGTAGAAGTAAAAGAGACGGCGAAAGAGTTCACGTCCGACTTTTACGCACAACGAGGATGGACAGGCAAGCGTTACACTAGCGGCTTAAGGAATAAAGACATAACCGCTATTATTCGAGACTATGTCAAATATGTACATCCTACATACAAATTTTCAGTTTCCACAACAGACAGCCGTATAGATATAGCTTTAATGGAACATCCGATTGAATTCACAAACAGAGAATTAGTAGAAGGGTACGTAAAAAGTTTATCCCCTGATGAGCGTTGCTTTGTGCCTTCTCTTAACGATAAACTTCGCCGCTGTCAACTTACAAAAAAACAGCGTGAAGAGTTTATCGAGTGGACAATCCAAACAAGCGGAAGATGTGAATTGGGTTTTGGTGCTTTGCACAAAGGTTTATGTCCATATATCAATCCTGTAATATGGACTGTTATAGAAGACGTTTTCAACTTTGCAAATTCATACAATTTTGATTACAGCGACGTAATGAGTGATTATTTTAATACTAATTTCTACTTGTCGATGGAGGTTGGCAAAAGTGAGAAGCCCGCAAAGTTTGTAGAGCGCACCGCACGAATAGCACCGACTAAAGAAGCGAAAGGCGCTAAACGACTTACGGCATAA
- a CDS encoding helix-turn-helix domain-containing protein, whose amino-acid sequence MLDFWIRVKELLKVVNITQQDIATSIHIPPDTFSKWIQKDRLPNAEQSYKIADALGVSVEYLVTGKEKDNAPKITETKDLLLKAIENLDTMK is encoded by the coding sequence ATGTTAGATTTTTGGATACGTGTAAAAGAGCTGCTAAAGGTTGTTAATATAACTCAGCAAGACATAGCAACATCTATTCATATTCCTCCTGATACGTTCAGTAAGTGGATACAAAAAGACCGATTGCCGAATGCCGAACAATCTTATAAAATCGCCGACGCTCTGGGCGTCTCCGTCGAGTATTTAGTAACGGGAAAAGAAAAAGATAACGCACCAAAAATCACAGAAACTAAAGACCTCCTCTTGAAAGCTATCGAGAATTTGGATACGATGAAGTAA
- a CDS encoding helix-turn-helix domain-containing protein, giving the protein MDADSIWNNVKPLIKEQNTTQEAIAKKCDIPFRTFQGWISKSIIPDAVSLYKIAHALNVSVEYLITGRHPNNAETVDRTKTLLAEAMRTLDDIK; this is encoded by the coding sequence ATGGACGCTGATTCTATCTGGAATAATGTAAAACCTCTAATAAAAGAGCAAAACACCACACAAGAAGCTATTGCAAAAAAATGCGATATCCCTTTTAGGACTTTTCAAGGATGGATTTCAAAATCCATAATTCCAGATGCCGTCTCGTTGTATAAAATTGCCCACGCACTCAATGTTTCTGTTGAGTACCTTATAACCGGACGGCACCCAAATAACGCTGAAACTGTCGATAGAACTAAAACCCTTCTCGCTGAAGCAATGCGGACGCTTGACGATATTAAATAG